A single region of the Desulfobaculum xiamenense genome encodes:
- a CDS encoding sulfotransferase, with product MIRFILLAANRSGTNFFRSVVSCHPDVHMFGEILFYDYEFLPDREENFYVQWLRAVQKDPSQITYRNMYACAQRFIASNFESMARMKAVGMDIKYDFWDRLPFVASYFLRNPPKVIHLVRHNTLRMHISAFLLTCRNHGVERGTLPIHEYDGFVRTGEHQVEVHICKPLLETFIHLEYRKQRFRDIASKFEHIEISYEDIVGPTQQSVSTFPPPVAEKVFGFLGVAHDVPGLVADMEKVSPPALRDIVDNYDDLCANLRSLGLERYID from the coding sequence ATGATCCGCTTCATCCTGCTCGCCGCCAATCGAAGCGGCACGAACTTCTTTCGTAGCGTCGTCAGCTGCCATCCGGACGTGCACATGTTCGGAGAAATTCTCTTCTACGATTACGAATTCCTCCCCGACCGCGAAGAGAATTTCTACGTGCAATGGCTGCGGGCGGTCCAGAAAGACCCGTCCCAGATTACCTACCGCAACATGTACGCCTGCGCCCAACGCTTCATCGCCTCAAACTTCGAGAGCATGGCCCGCATGAAGGCCGTAGGCATGGACATCAAGTACGACTTCTGGGACCGCCTGCCCTTCGTGGCCAGCTACTTCCTGCGCAACCCGCCAAAGGTCATCCACCTCGTGCGGCACAACACACTACGCATGCACATCTCGGCATTTCTCCTCACCTGCCGCAACCACGGAGTGGAACGCGGCACACTACCCATCCACGAATACGACGGATTCGTACGCACGGGAGAACATCAGGTGGAGGTCCACATTTGCAAGCCCCTGCTCGAAACCTTCATCCACCTCGAATACCGAAAACAACGTTTTCGCGACATCGCCTCAAAATTCGAGCACATCGAAATTTCCTACGAGGACATTGTGGGGCCAACACAGCAAAGTGTCTCCACTTTCCCACCCCCGGTTGCCGAAAAGGTCTTCGGCTTCCTCGGCGTCGCGCACGACGTTCCCGGTCTCGTCGCCGATATGGAGAAAGTCAGCCCACCGGCCCTGCGCGACATCGTGGACAACTACGACGACCTCTGCGCCAACCTGCGAAGCCTCGGTCTGGAGCGCTACATCGACTGA